One segment of Streptomyces sp. NBC_01463 DNA contains the following:
- a CDS encoding helix-turn-helix domain-containing protein, which yields MDFPRALRDRRTRLRLSQLDLALRAGTTQRHLSFIESGRSAPGRLMVVRLAESLELPLRERNDLLLAAGYAPAYPEGSIDGPELAPVRAAIDRILYGHLPYPALVVDRAGDLVASNSAFGLLTEGAAPELVGPGRNVYRLALHPDGLAPRIRNLSEWGRHILAGLGHLKELRDELAGYVPGPDHSSGQLGFAVPLQLRSSLGDLRLMTTVTTFATAVDVTLAELRLEAFLPADQETADALASAARQTIPAGPAPGQAPGNM from the coding sequence GTGGACTTCCCCCGCGCGTTACGCGACCGCCGCACCCGTCTCCGGCTCAGCCAGCTCGACCTGGCACTCCGGGCGGGAACCACTCAGCGCCACCTCAGCTTCATCGAGTCCGGAAGGTCTGCCCCGGGCCGGCTCATGGTCGTACGGCTGGCCGAGTCGCTGGAGCTGCCGCTGCGCGAGCGCAACGACCTGCTCCTGGCGGCCGGGTACGCGCCCGCGTACCCGGAGGGTTCGATCGACGGACCGGAACTGGCCCCGGTACGGGCGGCGATCGACCGCATTCTGTACGGCCATCTGCCCTACCCGGCCCTGGTCGTGGACCGGGCCGGCGACCTGGTCGCCTCGAACTCCGCCTTCGGTCTCCTCACCGAGGGTGCGGCCCCCGAGCTGGTCGGCCCGGGCAGGAACGTCTACCGCCTCGCCCTTCACCCCGACGGACTGGCTCCCCGCATCCGCAACCTCTCCGAATGGGGACGCCACATCCTCGCCGGCCTCGGTCATCTGAAGGAACTCCGCGACGAACTCGCCGGATACGTCCCCGGCCCGGATCATTCCTCCGGTCAGCTCGGATTCGCCGTTCCCCTCCAACTCCGCTCATCGCTGGGCGATTTGCGCTTGATGACGACGGTGACGACCTTCGCCACCGCCGTCGACGTGACGCTCGCCGAACTGAGACTGGAGGCGTTCCTGCCGGCCGACCAGGAGACCGCCGACGCCCTCGCGTCAGCGGCCCGGCAGACGATCCCGGCGGGACCGGCTCCCGGTCAGGCCCCCGGGAACATGTAG
- a CDS encoding YciI family protein: protein MQYALLIYAAPDQEDALSDAEREAAYAEYLTLAEDPRSVAAAQLQPVEMTTGVRVAGGRTLITDGPFADTKEALGGICLIEAADLDEAIETASRVPAARYGGMVEIRPVVRR from the coding sequence ATGCAGTACGCCCTGCTGATCTATGCGGCGCCCGACCAGGAGGATGCGCTGTCGGACGCCGAACGCGAGGCGGCGTACGCCGAGTACCTGACGCTGGCCGAGGACCCGCGGAGCGTTGCGGCCGCACAGTTGCAACCGGTCGAGATGACGACCGGTGTACGGGTGGCCGGTGGCCGCACCCTGATCACGGACGGCCCGTTCGCCGACACCAAGGAGGCGCTCGGCGGGATCTGCCTGATCGAGGCGGCGGATCTGGACGAGGCGATCGAGACGGCGTCGCGCGTTCCCGCCGCACGCTACGGCGGCATGGTGGAGATCCGGCCGGTGGTGCGGCGCTGA
- a CDS encoding HYR domain-containing protein translates to MKRSRGLVGARRSAALVLLLLAAGVAPASTGSGMARAVPVPPDPWVTPASVHEALDPGGSTGVDKQVRTPAIPPKPDVVLLVDGTGSMGVPIDNVKSGLKSITDAVRAEQPDSWFAVATYGDEKDDPTAEFAVLQGLTDNLSDVQHKGVDELGTGRGFKSKGPSEDWIYALWKVANGADGGTAFRAGASPVVVLVGDASSHNPSNGIRYEDAVFALQDKGVRVIAVDVTTADGDGLNGNGYSSDTYQDPYHQPDQARRMAAATNGRMLNGIPGDGVSDAIIEGLNNLPTAVGYRLDNCDPHLTVALDPPTVQLTSGETAHFAENIDVSADAPQGTTLTCTVQFLLGTQVPGTDTIGPAAAADPDFQQQISIDVNDIDAPVVTVDDRIARPENDDGARIRYTATATDANDGTLPVVCTPASGSFFPVGTTTVTCSATDAAGNTGTDTARFEVLKPPPPGKPPTPPGPLPPASEIAVKVDVSPDRTYVTRPARARFTVTNAGPDTARGVVIGATWPVPTAAKDRSLPALTRCTAAEPCTIPAGGRIEVTQPATYRAAITGDVRATVRGTVPDHRTANNRDTDRLRVLKPALTVTPQVARPGQPVLARGRDYPPGETVNLTWDIGITADRSGVRVARDGTFEVQMLVLRKDTLGPRVLRAGIRSLPRLQRPVLVVQRNLQPPDFKGRT, encoded by the coding sequence GTGAAACGGTCACGCGGACTCGTGGGCGCGCGCCGTTCGGCGGCGCTGGTCCTGCTCCTCCTTGCTGCCGGAGTCGCCCCCGCGTCGACCGGGTCAGGCATGGCCCGGGCGGTCCCGGTGCCACCCGATCCGTGGGTCACTCCGGCGAGCGTCCACGAAGCCCTCGATCCGGGCGGCTCGACGGGGGTGGACAAGCAGGTGCGCACACCGGCCATCCCGCCGAAGCCGGATGTGGTGCTGCTGGTGGACGGGACCGGAAGCATGGGTGTCCCGATCGACAACGTGAAGTCCGGCCTGAAGTCCATCACCGACGCGGTACGCGCCGAGCAGCCGGACTCCTGGTTCGCCGTGGCCACCTACGGTGACGAGAAGGACGACCCGACGGCGGAGTTCGCGGTCCTCCAGGGCCTCACCGACAACCTGAGCGACGTCCAGCACAAGGGCGTCGACGAACTCGGCACCGGCCGCGGGTTCAAGAGCAAAGGGCCGTCGGAGGACTGGATCTACGCCCTGTGGAAGGTGGCCAACGGAGCGGACGGCGGGACGGCGTTCAGGGCGGGGGCCAGCCCGGTCGTCGTCCTCGTCGGAGACGCGTCGAGCCACAACCCGAGCAACGGGATCCGCTACGAGGACGCGGTGTTCGCCCTCCAGGACAAGGGCGTACGGGTCATCGCCGTCGACGTGACGACCGCGGACGGCGACGGCCTCAACGGGAACGGCTACTCGAGCGACACCTACCAGGACCCGTATCACCAGCCCGACCAGGCCAGACGGATGGCCGCGGCCACCAACGGGCGGATGCTGAACGGAATCCCCGGCGACGGGGTGTCCGATGCGATCATCGAGGGCCTCAACAACCTTCCCACCGCGGTGGGTTACCGCCTCGACAACTGTGACCCCCACCTGACCGTCGCCCTCGACCCGCCCACCGTTCAGCTGACCAGTGGCGAGACCGCGCACTTCGCGGAGAACATCGACGTCTCGGCCGACGCGCCGCAGGGCACGACCCTCACCTGCACCGTGCAGTTCCTGCTCGGCACCCAGGTGCCGGGAACGGACACCATCGGGCCCGCCGCAGCCGCCGATCCCGACTTCCAGCAGCAGATCAGCATCGACGTGAACGACATCGACGCCCCGGTCGTCACCGTCGACGACCGCATCGCCCGGCCCGAGAACGACGACGGGGCACGCATCCGCTACACGGCGACGGCGACGGACGCCAACGACGGGACCCTGCCCGTGGTCTGCACCCCCGCCTCCGGATCGTTCTTCCCCGTCGGAACGACCACGGTCACCTGCTCGGCCACGGACGCGGCGGGCAACACCGGAACGGACACGGCACGGTTCGAAGTGCTGAAGCCGCCGCCACCGGGGAAGCCCCCGACCCCGCCGGGGCCGCTGCCGCCCGCGTCCGAGATCGCGGTCAAGGTGGACGTCAGCCCGGACCGCACCTACGTCACCCGCCCGGCCCGCGCCCGCTTCACCGTCACCAACGCCGGCCCGGACACGGCCAGGGGAGTCGTCATCGGCGCGACCTGGCCGGTCCCGACCGCGGCGAAGGACCGGAGCCTGCCCGCACTCACCCGCTGCACGGCCGCCGAGCCGTGCACGATCCCGGCGGGCGGCCGGATCGAGGTGACGCAGCCGGCGACCTACCGTGCGGCGATCACCGGTGACGTACGGGCCACGGTGCGCGGCACGGTCCCGGACCACCGCACCGCGAACAACCGGGACACGGACCGGTTGCGTGTCCTGAAACCGGCCCTCACCGTCACCCCGCAGGTCGCCAGACCGGGACAGCCCGTGCTGGCCCGGGGGAGGGACTATCCGCCCGGCGAGACCGTGAACCTTACGTGGGACATCGGCATCACGGCCGACCGCTCTGGCGTGAGAGTGGCCCGCGACGGCACGTTCGAGGTGCAGATGCTCGTGCTGCGCAAGGACACGCTCGGCCCACGCGTCCTGCGCGCGGGCATCCGCAGCCTTCCCCGGCTCCAGAGGCCGGTCCTGGTGGTCCAACGCAACCTGCAGCCACCGGACTTCAAGGGCCGGACATGA
- a CDS encoding ester cyclase, producing the protein MSTEQETRNRAAFDRFHDATNSGDPDNIARTVDEVVAPDVLFHAPLPGDRTGVQAIKEVWTVLLRAFPDIQVAAEDVIAHGDRIVSRQTVTGTHRGEYRGMPPTGRSVRYGEIFILRFEGGRIVEIWGVVDVLTQLRQLGMAHASAA; encoded by the coding sequence ATGTCGACAGAGCAGGAAACCCGCAACAGAGCGGCATTCGACCGCTTCCACGACGCGACGAACAGCGGGGACCCGGACAACATCGCGAGGACGGTCGACGAGGTCGTCGCCCCGGACGTGCTGTTCCACGCACCGCTGCCGGGCGACCGGACGGGTGTGCAGGCGATCAAGGAGGTGTGGACGGTGCTGCTCCGCGCCTTCCCCGACATCCAGGTCGCGGCCGAGGACGTGATCGCGCACGGGGACCGGATCGTCAGCAGGCAGACCGTGACCGGAACCCACCGGGGCGAGTACCGCGGTATGCCGCCCACCGGCAGGTCCGTCAGGTACGGCGAGATCTTCATCCTCCGCTTCGAGGGGGGCCGCATCGTGGAGATCTGGGGGGTGGTCGACGTCCTCACCCAGCTGCGACAGCTCGGCATGGCCCACGCAAGCGCTGCGTGA
- a CDS encoding response regulator transcription factor — MEHKERTTVALRAQDPISQAGVASQLRARPEVNVMEWGEGENAPQVVVMVVDSVDEDVLRTLRSIQRTSDSRTVLVTTDIDEQKLVSAAECGVAGVIRRSESTPEHLVHVIATVSRGEGHLPSDLLGRLLAEVGRLQGQVLGPRGLHFTGLAAREVDVLRLVAEGYDTADIATKLAYSERTIKNVLHSVMTRLQLRNRSHAVAYAMRQGLI; from the coding sequence ATGGAACACAAGGAACGCACGACGGTCGCGTTACGGGCCCAGGATCCGATCTCGCAAGCAGGTGTGGCCAGCCAGTTGAGGGCCCGCCCCGAGGTCAATGTCATGGAATGGGGCGAGGGCGAGAACGCGCCCCAGGTCGTCGTCATGGTCGTGGACTCGGTCGACGAGGACGTGTTGCGGACGCTGCGCAGTATTCAGCGCACCAGCGACTCCCGCACCGTGCTGGTCACCACGGACATCGATGAGCAGAAGCTCGTGAGCGCGGCGGAGTGCGGGGTCGCCGGCGTGATCAGGCGGTCGGAATCCACGCCGGAACACCTGGTCCACGTCATCGCGACGGTCTCCCGTGGCGAGGGCCATCTGCCCTCCGACCTGCTGGGAAGGCTCCTCGCGGAGGTGGGCAGGCTCCAGGGACAGGTGCTGGGACCGCGCGGTCTCCACTTCACCGGTCTGGCGGCGCGCGAGGTGGACGTGCTGCGTCTGGTGGCCGAGGGATACGACACCGCGGACATCGCCACGAAACTGGCCTACTCCGAACGCACGATCAAGAACGTGCTGCATTCGGTGATGACCCGGCTCCAATTGCGGAACCGTTCCCACGCGGTGGCGTACGCGATGCGCCAGGGTCTGATCTGA
- a CDS encoding ATP-binding protein, whose protein sequence is MTPPPGHHPADDPNLRHLLARAVDVERRIRHAVEVRQRTDPDPEDGFRGLYLTDENIARLLEGDGGREFPEPPAQGDVGPSGSTDSRLTTLQADFGLTALDIDILLIALVPDLDDRFEAFYGYLNDDVTRRRPSIGLALGLCGRSPADAVARGRLAARAPLRRAGLLLAEDLDRPFLSRALRVPDRITAHLLGDDTRDPRLADLLAPWHAMAGVGDPAPLARVLADGLPLAYLSEDQGGAGTALAASALTLAGRDVLGLDLSRLAEDPAPPDAVRSLVREARLTNAGLVCAPLDALSREHPQLLRLLTGTPVQTVMVGRAPWDASWSTVPPLLLHAPRVEPSARGALWSDAYAHTTSTPIPPSLDPDHLLAPFLLTPEQVTGAARSAAQTAQLDGGTLTPDHVRQGARAQNAAGLDRLARRIEPAVTWNDLVLPPDAHTQLRELTARARHRDRVLGEWGMRPGGGRGRGVSALFAGDSGTGKTMSAEVIAADLGLDLYTVDLATVIDKYVGETEKNLERIFTEAAGVNGVLLFDEADAIFGKRSDVKDAHDRYANVESAYLLQRMESFDGLAILATNLRANLDDAFTRRLDLVIDFPVPDPEQRLVLWERCLGTVLPRGTDLDLPFCAENFELAGGNIRSIAVTAAYLAADTGGPVTMTTLIHAIQREYQKLGRLTLASEFGPYLGLVQG, encoded by the coding sequence ATGACACCACCCCCCGGGCACCACCCCGCCGACGACCCGAACCTGCGCCATCTGCTGGCCCGAGCGGTGGACGTCGAGCGGCGCATCCGCCATGCGGTCGAGGTGAGGCAACGCACGGATCCGGACCCGGAGGACGGGTTCCGGGGGCTGTACCTCACGGACGAGAACATCGCGAGGCTGCTGGAGGGGGACGGAGGGCGGGAATTCCCCGAACCCCCGGCACAGGGCGACGTCGGCCCTTCCGGGAGCACGGACTCCCGCCTCACCACACTCCAGGCCGACTTCGGACTCACCGCGCTCGACATCGACATCCTCCTCATCGCGCTGGTCCCGGATCTGGACGACCGCTTCGAGGCGTTCTACGGCTACCTCAACGACGACGTGACCCGCCGCCGCCCGTCGATCGGCCTGGCGCTCGGCCTGTGCGGCCGGTCCCCGGCCGACGCGGTGGCGCGGGGCCGGCTGGCGGCGCGCGCCCCGCTCCGTCGGGCCGGCCTGCTCCTGGCCGAGGACCTGGACCGCCCGTTCCTGAGCCGGGCCCTGCGCGTACCGGACCGGATCACGGCCCACCTCCTGGGCGACGACACGAGGGACCCGCGCCTCGCGGACCTGCTGGCGCCCTGGCACGCGATGGCGGGCGTTGGCGACCCCGCCCCCCTGGCACGGGTCCTCGCCGACGGACTCCCGCTCGCCTACCTGAGCGAGGACCAGGGCGGGGCGGGAACGGCCCTGGCCGCATCGGCACTCACGCTCGCGGGCCGGGACGTCCTGGGCCTGGACCTGAGCCGCCTGGCGGAGGACCCGGCCCCGCCCGACGCGGTACGGTCCCTGGTCCGCGAGGCACGACTCACGAACGCGGGCCTGGTCTGCGCCCCGCTGGACGCGCTGTCCCGCGAGCACCCGCAACTCCTCAGACTGCTCACCGGCACACCCGTCCAGACCGTCATGGTGGGCAGAGCGCCGTGGGACGCGTCCTGGTCGACGGTCCCGCCGCTGCTGCTGCACGCCCCGAGGGTGGAACCGTCGGCACGCGGCGCACTGTGGAGCGACGCGTACGCACACACGACATCGACCCCGATCCCACCGTCCCTCGACCCGGACCACCTCCTGGCCCCCTTCCTCCTCACTCCCGAGCAGGTCACGGGCGCGGCCCGCAGCGCGGCGCAGACGGCGCAACTGGACGGAGGAACGCTCACCCCGGACCACGTACGCCAGGGAGCCCGCGCCCAGAACGCGGCAGGCCTGGACCGCCTGGCCCGCCGCATCGAACCGGCGGTCACCTGGAACGACCTGGTCCTCCCACCGGACGCCCACACCCAACTCCGCGAACTCACCGCCCGCGCCCGCCACCGCGACCGCGTCCTGGGGGAGTGGGGCATGCGGCCGGGAGGGGGCAGGGGCCGGGGCGTATCAGCGCTCTTCGCAGGCGACTCCGGCACGGGCAAGACGATGTCGGCGGAAGTGATCGCGGCCGATCTGGGCCTGGACCTGTACACGGTCGACCTGGCGACGGTCATCGACAAGTACGTCGGCGAGACGGAGAAGAACCTGGAACGCATCTTCACGGAAGCGGCGGGCGTCAACGGCGTCCTGCTCTTCGACGAGGCGGACGCGATCTTCGGCAAGCGCTCGGACGTGAAGGACGCGCACGACCGCTACGCGAACGTCGAGAGCGCGTACCTCCTGCAACGCATGGAGTCCTTCGACGGCCTGGCCATCCTCGCGACCAACCTCCGCGCCAACCTCGACGACGCCTTCACCCGCCGCCTGGACCTGGTCATCGACTTCCCGGTCCCGGACCCGGAGCAACGCCTGGTGCTCTGGGAGCGCTGCCTGGGCACGGTGCTCCCGCGCGGAACGGATCTCGATCTCCCGTTCTGCGCCGAGAACTTCGAGCTGGCGGGCGGCAACATCCGCTCGATCGCGGTGACGGCGGCGTACCTGGCGGCGGACACGGGGGGCCCGGTGACGATGACGACGCTGATCCACGCGATCCAGCGCGAGTACCAGAAGCTGGGGAGGCTGACGCTGGCTTCGGAGTTCGGGCCGTATCTGGGGTTGGTGC
- a CDS encoding DUF4157 domain-containing protein has protein sequence MSAQDHGHPHEQDAGREHHAPPREGEYDPGRGHGEHLHGAAAVAQRAADTRERGADTHHLLRAAATGRADVVGTAGMGILQRTVGNAALGPMIQRSRAAGTPERAEDEPRSPVHDVISSSGGTPLDTDTRTDLENRMGADFSDVRIHNDSSAHESAKGVGAHAYTVGNNVVFQRDAYDPASPQGRTTLAHELTHVIQQRSGPVEGTEAPGGIRVSDPSDRFEREAVANADRVLADPAPAAAPAAAPTVASAPAVQRAATEDEDEQPADVQGSFVQRAQDSAAEEEEETPPA, from the coding sequence ATGAGCGCACAGGACCACGGCCATCCGCACGAACAGGACGCCGGGCGGGAGCACCACGCTCCGCCGCGGGAGGGCGAGTACGACCCGGGGCGCGGGCACGGGGAGCACCTGCACGGTGCGGCCGCCGTGGCGCAGCGTGCGGCGGACACCCGGGAGAGGGGTGCGGACACGCACCACCTCCTCCGGGCGGCGGCCACCGGCCGGGCCGATGTCGTCGGAACAGCCGGCATGGGAATCCTCCAGCGGACGGTCGGAAACGCCGCGCTCGGCCCGATGATCCAGCGCTCCAGGGCGGCGGGAACACCCGAACGGGCCGAGGACGAACCGCGGTCGCCGGTCCACGACGTCATCTCCTCATCGGGCGGCACCCCACTGGACACGGACACCCGCACGGATCTGGAGAACCGGATGGGCGCGGACTTCTCCGACGTACGCATCCACAACGACTCCTCCGCGCACGAGTCGGCCAAGGGCGTTGGCGCGCACGCGTACACCGTGGGGAACAACGTGGTCTTCCAGCGTGACGCCTACGACCCCGCGTCACCGCAGGGACGCACGACGCTGGCGCACGAGCTGACCCATGTGATCCAGCAGCGCAGCGGACCCGTCGAGGGTACGGAGGCGCCCGGAGGCATCCGGGTCAGCGACCCATCGGACCGGTTCGAGCGCGAGGCCGTGGCGAACGCGGACCGCGTGCTGGCCGATCCGGCGCCGGCGGCCGCCCCGGCCGCCGCGCCGACCGTCGCATCCGCCCCCGCCGTGCAGCGGGCCGCCACCGAGGACGAGGACGAGCAACCGGCCGACGTGCAGGGCTCGTTCGTACAGCGGGCGCAGGACAGCGCCGCGGAGGAAGAGGAGGAGACCCCGCCGGCCTGA
- a CDS encoding DUF4255 domain-containing protein, which yields MIHEVDDVLRSLIRAEVLEGGQIAVVFDAPTREWAAKVNAPMVNLYLYDIREDMRRRERGLHNEYDERGAVVARRRPPRYFKLSYLITAWTKRPEDEHRLLSSLLSCLLAYEALPPERLAGSLARIGAAVPMSIALPPPEDRSFADVWSALGGELKPSLDLVVSVPVTASPTYTAGPPVGEEGLQAHVGDVPPPVEPQRRDPMPGRDGLPVYGSRPGRPAPESAPASTEPRRGLALRITETRRAEDGRTEDGRTEGNSA from the coding sequence ATGATCCACGAGGTGGACGACGTACTGCGCTCCCTGATCCGGGCCGAGGTGCTGGAGGGCGGCCAGATCGCGGTGGTCTTCGACGCCCCGACGCGTGAATGGGCGGCCAAGGTGAACGCCCCGATGGTCAACCTCTACCTCTACGACATCCGCGAGGACATGCGGCGGCGCGAGCGTGGACTCCACAACGAGTACGACGAACGGGGCGCCGTCGTGGCACGCCGCCGTCCGCCCCGCTACTTCAAGCTGTCGTACCTGATCACGGCGTGGACGAAGCGCCCGGAGGACGAGCACCGCCTGCTGTCCTCCCTGCTCTCCTGCCTGCTGGCGTACGAGGCCCTGCCCCCGGAGAGGCTGGCCGGCTCCCTCGCCCGGATCGGGGCCGCCGTCCCGATGTCGATCGCGCTGCCGCCGCCGGAGGACCGCTCGTTCGCGGACGTGTGGAGCGCGTTGGGCGGTGAGCTGAAGCCCTCGCTGGACCTGGTGGTGAGCGTCCCGGTCACTGCCTCGCCGACCTACACGGCGGGCCCGCCGGTGGGGGAGGAGGGGCTCCAGGCGCACGTCGGGGACGTACCGCCGCCCGTGGAACCCCAGCGCCGCGATCCGATGCCGGGACGCGACGGCCTCCCCGTGTACGGCAGTCGCCCCGGGCGGCCGGCACCGGAGTCGGCACCCGCCTCCACGGAGCCCCGTCGCGGCCTGGCCCTCCGGATCACCGAGACCCGCCGCGCGGAGGACGGCCGTACGGAGGACGGCCGTACGGAGGGCAACTCCGCATGA
- a CDS encoding sigma-70 family RNA polymerase sigma factor codes for MEEVFRDEWGRVLAALVGYLGDFDRAEDATQEAFAIAAERWPGSGVPDRPGAWLVTTARNRAIDRIRRDRTLAEKIRLLAAPEAVMDAFDDTVIKDERLELIFTCCHPALPPEGQVALTLRALGGLETAEIARAFMVSEETMKRRLTRAKAKIRATGIPFAVPGAHLLPDRLDAVLAVLYLIYNEGYRGRVDLGAEAIRLGRVLADLMPDEPETHGLLALMMIHHARRHARFAGEDLVLLDDQDRSLWDMDRIAAGRAVLDRAFVLGGRGAYVVQALIASMQTRQPVDWPQIAALYRRLVELTGSPVVELNHAAALAQAGDPAGALRAVDRLDLDGYLYYHSTRGELLRRLGRPAEARDAYRRAAELATTTPERRFLNRRIEES; via the coding sequence TTGGAGGAGGTCTTCCGGGACGAGTGGGGCCGGGTGCTGGCCGCACTCGTCGGGTATCTCGGCGACTTCGACCGGGCCGAGGACGCCACGCAGGAGGCGTTCGCGATCGCGGCCGAACGCTGGCCCGGATCGGGCGTGCCCGACCGGCCGGGGGCCTGGCTGGTGACGACCGCCCGCAACCGGGCGATCGACCGGATCCGCCGGGACCGCACCCTGGCCGAGAAGATCCGCCTGCTGGCGGCACCGGAGGCCGTCATGGACGCGTTCGACGACACCGTGATCAAGGACGAACGCCTGGAGCTGATCTTCACCTGCTGCCACCCCGCACTGCCGCCGGAGGGGCAGGTGGCGCTCACGCTGCGGGCCCTGGGCGGCCTGGAGACCGCCGAGATCGCCCGGGCCTTCATGGTCTCCGAGGAGACCATGAAGCGGCGGCTGACGCGGGCCAAGGCGAAGATCAGGGCGACCGGAATCCCGTTCGCCGTCCCCGGCGCCCACCTGCTCCCGGACCGTCTCGACGCGGTCCTGGCCGTCCTCTACCTGATCTACAACGAGGGCTACCGGGGCCGGGTCGACCTCGGGGCCGAAGCCATCCGCCTGGGGCGGGTGCTCGCCGATCTCATGCCGGACGAGCCGGAGACGCACGGGCTGCTGGCACTCATGATGATCCACCACGCCCGGCGGCACGCCCGGTTCGCCGGCGAGGATCTCGTACTGCTCGACGACCAGGACCGCTCGCTGTGGGACATGGACCGGATCGCGGCGGGACGGGCGGTGCTCGACCGCGCCTTCGTGCTCGGCGGGCGCGGCGCCTATGTCGTACAGGCCCTGATCGCGTCGATGCAGACACGGCAGCCGGTCGACTGGCCGCAGATCGCCGCGCTGTACCGCCGCCTGGTCGAGCTCACCGGCTCCCCGGTCGTCGAGCTCAACCACGCCGCGGCACTCGCCCAGGCCGGCGACCCCGCCGGGGCGCTGCGCGCCGTCGACCGGCTGGACCTGGACGGATACCTCTACTACCACTCGACCCGGGGCGAACTGCTGCGGCGGCTCGGCCGGCCGGCGGAGGCCCGGGACGCCTACCGCCGGGCTGCCGAACTGGCCACCACGACGCCCGAGCGCCGGTTCCTGAACCGGCGGATCGAAGAATCCTGA
- a CDS encoding YceI family protein, translating into MSTAPATAAIPGYLAGTWRADPDRCEVAFSLRYLTFGTARGRFTGCDATIVTREEPRASAVTATVDVASIDTGNEKRDKHLRSADYLDAENHPTMSYRSTGIRRSADGWTVDGELTLHGVTRQVPLAVEPDGFGPGPSGGQQAGFTATARIDRRDFGITARTDGGGVLVGNKVSIRLLVRAALVR; encoded by the coding sequence ATGAGCACCGCCCCAGCCACCGCGGCGATTCCGGGATACCTGGCCGGCACCTGGCGGGCCGACCCGGACCGCTGCGAGGTCGCCTTCTCCCTGCGGTACCTCACGTTCGGCACGGCACGCGGCCGGTTCACCGGGTGCGACGCCACGATCGTCACGCGCGAGGAGCCCCGGGCCTCGGCGGTCACCGCGACGGTCGACGTCGCGTCGATCGACACGGGCAACGAGAAGCGCGACAAGCACCTGCGCTCCGCCGACTACCTCGATGCCGAGAACCATCCGACGATGAGCTACCGGTCCACCGGAATCCGCAGGAGCGCCGACGGCTGGACGGTCGACGGCGAGCTGACGCTGCACGGGGTCACCCGCCAGGTACCCCTGGCCGTCGAGCCGGACGGCTTCGGCCCGGGCCCGTCAGGCGGGCAGCAGGCCGGTTTCACCGCGACCGCGCGCATCGACCGGCGCGACTTCGGGATCACCGCCCGGACCGACGGGGGAGGCGTCCTGGTCGGCAACAAGGTGTCGATCCGCCTGCTGGTCCGGGCCGCCCTCGTCAGGTAG